A window of Rhodococcus sp. SGAir0479 contains these coding sequences:
- a CDS encoding site-2 protease family protein: MYPDSRTRAARVRPSPVFLGIVAIAVAGGVVAWRAADDASSGRIGVFVLVVAGWVVTLCLHEFAHAFVAWRNGDHDVVLRGYLTLDPRKYTQPLLSIGLPVLFLALGGIGLPGGAVYLDTWAMSPRTRTRVALAGPAVNAVTAVVLLAVIQVFGPENGVGDHRVFWYGLSFLAFLQVMATILNLLPVPGLDGYGALEPHLQPDTRAALDKFKPYGLLLLVALLFVPQINSAFFDTIYWIFGLSGIPDVYAAYGNYLMQFWR; encoded by the coding sequence ATGTACCCCGACTCCCGAACCCGGGCCGCGCGTGTCCGTCCGAGCCCGGTCTTCCTCGGCATCGTCGCGATCGCCGTCGCGGGCGGCGTGGTCGCCTGGCGTGCCGCCGACGACGCCTCCTCGGGCCGCATCGGGGTGTTCGTCCTGGTGGTGGCCGGCTGGGTCGTGACGCTGTGCCTGCACGAGTTCGCCCACGCGTTCGTCGCGTGGCGAAACGGCGACCACGACGTCGTGCTCCGCGGCTACCTCACCCTCGATCCGCGCAAGTACACCCAGCCGCTGCTGTCGATCGGGTTGCCGGTGCTGTTCCTCGCGCTCGGCGGCATCGGGCTGCCGGGAGGTGCGGTGTACCTCGACACGTGGGCGATGTCGCCGCGCACCCGCACCCGCGTCGCGTTGGCCGGGCCGGCCGTCAACGCCGTCACCGCGGTGGTGCTGTTGGCAGTGATCCAGGTGTTCGGGCCTGAGAACGGCGTCGGTGACCACCGGGTGTTCTGGTACGGACTGAGCTTCCTGGCGTTTCTGCAGGTGATGGCGACGATCCTGAACCTGCTCCCGGTGCCGGGGCTGGACGGCTACGGCGCGCTCGAACCGCACCTGCAGCCGGACACGCGGGCGGCGCTCGACAAGTTCAAGCCGTACGGGCTGCTGCTGTTGGTCGCGCTGCTGTTCGTGCCGCAGATCAACTCCGCGTTCTTCGACACGATCTACTGGATCTTCGGGCTGTCCGGGATCCCCGACGTGTACGCGGCGTACGGCAACTACCTGATGCAGTTCTGGCGCTGA
- a CDS encoding chorismate mutase, producing MPTDRGADRQPAVDIEQLRGEIDRLDEQILAAIQRRTELSRLIGEVRMLGGGTRLVHTREMSVLSRFDDLGPEGHTLALLLLRLGRGRLGHVM from the coding sequence ATGCCGACGGACCGTGGGGCCGACCGTCAACCGGCCGTCGACATCGAGCAACTCCGTGGGGAGATCGACCGTCTGGACGAACAGATCCTGGCGGCGATCCAGCGGCGCACCGAGCTCTCCCGCCTGATCGGTGAGGTGCGGATGCTCGGCGGCGGCACTCGATTGGTGCACACCCGAGAGATGAGCGTGCTGTCGCGTTTCGACGATCTGGGGCCCGAGGGGCACACGCTTGCGTTGTTGCTGCTCAGGCTCGGGCGGGGGCGCTTGGGTCATGTCATGTGA
- a CDS encoding aminotransferase class IV — protein MADPHPHVYYRDRLVPAREATLGVATSAVLYGLSVYTVFPVHVDGQVRTAFRLADHYRRLVESCRIIGIDRFDDEWTFDRFVTAASELVAANAPTSDVYVRATVHVDESIPGTRVRGLRTAVSMFAYDAVPIVPQDGMRLKTSTWRRIPDFAIPSRAKVNGAYVNSVLAKQDAIDAGYDDAIFLDGAGHVCELSAANIFLVRGGALITPDVSCDILDGINRRTLLTLAAEDGIPVVERTVDLTELYIADEVFVTGTSAGVAPVVEVDGRVVGDGRQGPVCEALRKRHASALRSDELHGWVTALA, from the coding sequence ATGGCCGATCCGCATCCGCACGTCTACTACCGTGATCGACTCGTCCCCGCGCGGGAGGCGACGCTGGGCGTCGCGACCTCCGCGGTCCTGTACGGGCTCAGCGTGTACACGGTCTTCCCGGTGCACGTCGACGGCCAGGTCCGGACCGCGTTCCGGCTCGCGGATCACTATCGGCGACTGGTCGAGTCGTGCCGGATCATCGGCATCGACCGGTTCGACGACGAGTGGACCTTCGACCGGTTCGTCACGGCCGCATCCGAACTCGTCGCCGCCAACGCGCCGACGTCGGACGTCTACGTGCGCGCCACCGTCCACGTCGACGAGTCGATTCCGGGCACCCGGGTGCGGGGTCTGCGCACCGCGGTCTCGATGTTCGCGTACGACGCGGTCCCGATCGTCCCGCAGGACGGCATGCGGCTGAAGACGAGCACGTGGCGCCGCATCCCCGACTTCGCGATCCCGTCCCGGGCCAAGGTCAACGGGGCGTACGTCAACTCGGTTCTGGCCAAGCAGGACGCGATCGACGCGGGCTACGACGACGCGATCTTCCTCGACGGGGCCGGGCACGTGTGCGAGCTGAGCGCGGCCAACATCTTCCTGGTCCGTGGCGGCGCGTTGATCACCCCGGACGTCTCGTGCGACATCCTCGACGGCATCAACCGGCGCACGCTGCTCACCCTCGCAGCGGAGGACGGCATACCGGTCGTGGAGCGGACGGTCGATCTCACGGAGCTCTACATCGCCGACGAGGTGTTCGTGACCGGGACGTCGGCGGGGGTGGCGCCGGTCGTCGAGGTGGACGGACGGGTCGTCGGCGACGGTCGACAGGGTCCGGTCTGCGAGGCACTGCGCAAGCGCCACGCGTCGGCGTTGCGCTCGGACGAGCTGCACGGGTGGGTCACCGCCCTGGCCTGA
- a CDS encoding helix-turn-helix transcriptional regulator, translating to MRSSRLLDLMLRLQGGPGCTAARLADELGVSVRTVYRDVAALQAAGVPLYTESGPGGGIRLLDGWQSKLSGMTGAETSALMLLGIPGLADDLGLADVTARAEAKLLGALPLPLRAGALLWRERLHVDAPGWFSRSQHPGELAAVATAVLEGRRLTIGYRKGARSVTRTLDPLGLVAKAGVWYLVARHRDRTLSYRVSRIASARVLGEPARRPEAFDLAGWWAESTAAFDRALLRFPCRVRLSPYAWRRLPSVVGEEAAKVPPSAPDGDGWVTVELRLEAEEVALDQFLAFGPGIEVLEPPSLRSALREAARRTARLND from the coding sequence GTGCGCTCCAGTCGACTGCTCGACCTCATGCTGCGGTTGCAGGGCGGCCCCGGCTGCACCGCCGCACGCCTGGCCGACGAACTCGGCGTGTCCGTCCGGACGGTGTACCGGGACGTCGCGGCGCTGCAGGCGGCCGGCGTGCCGCTCTACACCGAGAGTGGGCCGGGCGGCGGTATCCGGTTGCTCGACGGGTGGCAGTCCAAGCTTTCGGGCATGACGGGGGCGGAGACGTCGGCGCTGATGCTGCTGGGCATCCCGGGGCTCGCCGACGACCTCGGACTGGCCGACGTCACCGCGCGTGCCGAGGCGAAACTGCTGGGGGCGCTGCCGCTTCCGTTGCGGGCCGGGGCGTTGCTGTGGCGCGAACGTCTGCATGTGGACGCCCCCGGCTGGTTTTCCCGGTCGCAGCATCCGGGCGAGCTGGCGGCGGTCGCGACGGCGGTGCTCGAGGGCCGACGCCTGACGATCGGCTACCGCAAGGGCGCACGGAGCGTGACGCGCACACTCGATCCGCTCGGCCTGGTCGCAAAGGCCGGCGTCTGGTATCTCGTTGCGCGCCATCGGGATCGGACGCTGTCGTACCGGGTGTCGCGGATCGCTTCGGCGCGGGTACTGGGCGAACCGGCCCGGCGACCGGAGGCGTTCGACCTGGCCGGGTGGTGGGCCGAGTCGACGGCCGCGTTCGACCGGGCGCTGCTGCGCTTTCCGTGCCGCGTGCGGTTGTCGCCGTACGCGTGGCGGCGTCTGCCGTCGGTGGTGGGGGAGGAGGCGGCGAAGGTGCCGCCGTCGGCACCCGACGGTGACGGGTGGGTGACGGTGGAACTGCGGCTCGAGGCCGAGGAGGTGGCGCTCGACCAGTTCCTCGCGTTCGGGCCGGGGATCGAGGTACTCGAACCGCCGTCGCTGCGGTCCGCGCTGCGGGAGGCGGCGCGGCGCACCGCCCGACTCAACGACTGA
- a CDS encoding pyridoxamine 5'-phosphate oxidase family protein, giving the protein MTTWQEFSASAPPLADAVRARLTAHRHHVLATLRADGSPRVSGTEVEIFRGLLVLGSMPGARKARDLQRDPRYALHTNPGHHSMEGGDAKISGRARELQGGEKQAILDSYPENPGADAHIFELSIDEVVLTTVADDRLHVDLWRPGADVTRVSR; this is encoded by the coding sequence ATGACAACTTGGCAGGAGTTCTCCGCGTCCGCCCCGCCGCTGGCCGACGCCGTCCGTGCGCGACTGACCGCCCACCGGCATCACGTGCTCGCGACCCTGCGGGCGGACGGTTCGCCCCGCGTGAGCGGCACCGAGGTCGAGATCTTCCGGGGACTGCTCGTGCTGGGGTCGATGCCCGGCGCCCGCAAGGCACGGGATCTGCAGCGCGACCCGCGGTACGCGCTGCACACCAATCCCGGTCACCATTCCATGGAGGGCGGCGACGCCAAGATCTCCGGCCGGGCCCGCGAGCTGCAGGGCGGCGAGAAGCAGGCGATCCTGGACTCGTACCCGGAGAACCCCGGCGCCGACGCCCACATCTTCGAGCTGAGCATCGACGAGGTGGTGCTGACGACGGTGGCGGACGATCGGCTGCACGTCGATCTGTGGCGGCCGGGCGCCGACGTCACCCGGGTCAGCCGGTGA
- a CDS encoding SDR family oxidoreductase codes for MTAPALSGKVALVAGATRGAGRAIAVELARAGAVVYATGRSSRVDGRSEIDRPETIEETGELIAAVGGDGAALRVDHLDPDQVRALVERIDGEHGRLDILVNDIFGGDRYAQFGTALWEHDLDGGLRMLRMGIDTHVITSHFALPLLIRRPGGLVVEMTDGTAEYNVAYRHQVGFFYDLVKAAVQRMTTALAYEMAPHGGAAVAVTPGWLRSENMLDAFGVTEDNWRDALEQVPHFAISETPTFVGRAVTALAADPNVGEFSGGVVSSGQLAQRYGFTDVDGSRPDCWRYLVEVQDRDLPANTDGYR; via the coding sequence GTGACCGCGCCGGCCCTGTCCGGGAAGGTCGCGCTGGTCGCGGGGGCGACGCGCGGCGCGGGCCGGGCGATCGCCGTCGAGCTCGCGCGGGCGGGAGCTGTCGTCTACGCGACCGGGCGCAGCAGCCGGGTGGACGGCCGCTCCGAGATCGACCGGCCCGAGACCATCGAGGAGACCGGCGAGCTCATCGCGGCCGTCGGCGGCGACGGTGCCGCACTGCGCGTCGACCACCTCGACCCCGACCAGGTGCGTGCCCTGGTCGAGCGCATCGACGGCGAGCACGGTCGCCTCGACATCCTGGTCAACGACATCTTCGGCGGCGACCGCTACGCCCAGTTCGGGACCGCGCTGTGGGAGCACGATCTGGACGGCGGCCTGCGGATGCTGCGGATGGGGATCGACACCCACGTGATCACCAGCCACTTCGCGCTGCCACTGCTGATCCGCCGGCCGGGCGGTCTGGTCGTCGAGATGACCGACGGCACCGCCGAGTACAACGTCGCCTACCGGCACCAGGTCGGGTTCTTCTACGACCTCGTCAAGGCGGCGGTGCAACGCATGACCACCGCACTGGCGTACGAGATGGCACCGCACGGCGGCGCGGCGGTCGCGGTGACCCCGGGCTGGCTGCGGTCGGAGAACATGCTCGACGCCTTCGGCGTCACCGAGGACAACTGGCGTGACGCCCTCGAGCAGGTGCCGCACTTCGCGATCTCCGAGACTCCGACGTTCGTCGGCCGGGCGGTGACCGCGCTGGCCGCGGACCCGAACGTCGGCGAGTTCAGCGGCGGGGTGGTCTCGAGCGGGCAACTGGCGCAGCGCTACGGGTTCACCGACGTCGACGGTTCCCGCCCCGACTGCTGGCGGTACCTGGTCGAGGTGCAGGACCGGGACCTGCCGGCGAACACCGACGGCTACCGCTGA
- a CDS encoding cation diffusion facilitator family transporter, producing MGAGHGHSHGNVAGSGAGPSGARIRKMVIALAILVGFLALEAAVAVAIGSLALLADAGHMLTDVVGMSMGLAALLLAKQGSKAAARTFGWHRAEVLTAMANAVLLLGVAAFVMYEAIGRIGDAPEIPGIPLMATAVAGLAANVVVMLMLRGDAKDSIAVRGAYLEVLADAVGSVGVLLAGAALVLFDWTYADVVVGVLISLWVVPRALKLAGSALRILTQASPANVDVDAVRTDLLAVPEVSDVHDLHVWTLTTGMDVATVHLTTESDSQRVLAAAKTVLDAHGLGHATVQVESCAEGSRCREDLTW from the coding sequence ATGGGAGCCGGTCACGGGCACAGTCACGGGAATGTCGCCGGCAGCGGCGCCGGGCCGTCGGGGGCGCGCATTCGCAAGATGGTGATCGCGCTCGCGATCCTGGTCGGGTTCCTCGCGCTCGAGGCGGCCGTGGCGGTGGCGATCGGATCACTCGCGCTGCTCGCCGACGCCGGGCACATGCTCACCGACGTGGTCGGCATGTCGATGGGCCTGGCCGCGCTGCTGCTCGCCAAGCAGGGTTCCAAGGCGGCCGCCCGCACGTTCGGGTGGCACCGCGCCGAGGTCCTCACCGCGATGGCCAACGCGGTACTGCTGCTCGGTGTCGCCGCCTTCGTCATGTACGAGGCGATCGGCCGCATCGGGGACGCTCCGGAGATTCCCGGGATCCCGCTCATGGCCACCGCGGTGGCCGGGCTCGCCGCCAACGTCGTGGTGATGCTGATGCTGCGGGGCGACGCCAAGGACTCCATCGCGGTCCGCGGCGCGTACCTCGAGGTGCTCGCCGACGCCGTCGGCAGCGTCGGCGTGCTGCTCGCGGGTGCCGCGCTGGTGTTGTTCGACTGGACGTACGCCGACGTCGTGGTGGGCGTGCTGATCTCGCTGTGGGTGGTGCCGCGGGCACTCAAGCTCGCCGGCTCGGCACTACGGATCCTCACCCAGGCGTCCCCCGCGAACGTCGACGTGGACGCCGTCCGCACCGATCTGCTCGCGGTGCCCGAGGTCTCCGACGTCCACGACCTGCACGTGTGGACGCTCACCACCGGGATGGACGTCGCGACGGTGCACCTGACCACCGAGTCGGACTCGCAGCGGGTGCTGGCCGCGGCCAAGACCGTGCTGGACGCGCACGGTCTCGGCCACGCCACCGTCCAGGTGGAGTCGTGCGCCGAGGGTTCGCGGTGCCGGGAGGACCTCACGTGGTGA
- a CDS encoding FUSC family protein, with the protein MVAGFRRLKVSALPVLQCGLAAGLAWFVATAVVGHTRPFFAPIAAVVSLGLSLGARLRRSVELVCGVTVGIGIGDLIISVIGSGAWQITLVVTLAMGTAVLIGFGPIFSMQAGTSAVLVATLLPPGDAAGFERMVDALTGGIVGVLVVAVVPTHPVRRARRDAAGILATAADVLQLVADGLIANDPKPIEKALRKARETQPAIDSLRSNLSGGKEISRISPLYWGTRTRLARLTATADPIDNAMRNIRVLSRRSLSLVRDDEILDPRLVDEIEKLSHALDVLRQMILSEPGEQPDQAEAARVLRTVSSALKPELVENSGLSATVVFAQIRSLLVDLLQVAGLGRISAIATLPPTVPKPAYRPDM; encoded by the coding sequence GTGGTGGCGGGGTTCCGCCGCCTGAAGGTCTCGGCGCTGCCGGTGCTGCAGTGTGGGTTGGCGGCCGGCCTCGCATGGTTCGTCGCGACGGCGGTCGTCGGCCACACCCGCCCGTTCTTCGCGCCCATCGCGGCCGTGGTCTCACTGGGACTCTCGCTCGGTGCCCGGCTGCGCCGCTCGGTGGAGCTGGTCTGCGGCGTGACCGTCGGCATCGGGATCGGCGATCTGATCATCTCGGTGATCGGCAGCGGGGCGTGGCAGATCACGTTGGTCGTCACGCTGGCGATGGGGACCGCGGTCCTGATCGGCTTCGGTCCCATCTTCTCGATGCAGGCCGGCACGTCCGCGGTGCTGGTCGCGACGCTGCTACCGCCCGGTGACGCGGCCGGTTTCGAGCGCATGGTCGATGCGCTCACCGGTGGGATCGTCGGCGTCCTGGTGGTCGCGGTGGTGCCGACTCACCCCGTCCGGCGCGCCCGACGCGACGCCGCCGGAATCCTCGCGACCGCGGCCGACGTGCTGCAACTGGTGGCCGACGGGCTGATCGCAAACGATCCGAAACCGATCGAGAAGGCGCTGCGCAAGGCTCGCGAGACGCAGCCGGCGATCGATTCCCTCCGCTCCAACCTCTCGGGCGGCAAGGAGATCAGTCGCATCTCGCCGCTGTACTGGGGCACCCGGACGCGACTGGCCCGGTTGACCGCCACCGCCGATCCGATCGACAACGCGATGCGCAACATCCGGGTGCTCTCGCGACGGTCGCTGTCGCTGGTCCGGGACGACGAGATCCTCGACCCGCGCCTGGTGGACGAGATCGAGAAGCTCTCGCACGCCCTGGACGTCCTGCGGCAGATGATCCTGTCCGAGCCGGGAGAACAGCCGGACCAGGCCGAGGCCGCCCGCGTGCTGCGGACGGTGTCGTCGGCGCTCAAACCCGAACTCGTGGAGAACTCGGGTCTGTCCGCGACCGTCGTGTTCGCGCAGATCCGCTCGCTGTTGGTGGACCTGCTACAGGTGGCCGGGCTCGGCCGGATCTCCGCGATCGCAACGCTGCCACCCACCGTGCCCAAGCCCGCGTACCGCCCCGACATGTGA
- a CDS encoding DUF3151 domain-containing protein: MTSFGDLLGPQPTLLPGDDDAESALLNHEDPAKVAADHPTASIAWAYLAEAAFEAGQTITAYAYARTGYHRGLDQLRRNGWKGFGPVPYSHEPNRGFLRCVAVLARAAQAIGENDEYARCLDLLEDCDPRAAEALGLG; this comes from the coding sequence ATGACGTCTTTCGGTGATCTTCTCGGCCCGCAGCCCACCCTGCTCCCCGGTGACGACGACGCGGAGTCGGCTCTGCTCAATCACGAGGACCCGGCGAAGGTCGCCGCCGACCATCCCACGGCGTCGATCGCGTGGGCCTACCTCGCGGAGGCCGCGTTCGAGGCGGGGCAGACCATCACGGCGTACGCCTACGCCCGCACCGGGTACCACCGCGGCCTGGACCAGCTCCGCCGCAACGGCTGGAAGGGCTTCGGCCCGGTGCCCTACAGCCACGAGCCCAACCGCGGCTTCCTGCGCTGCGTCGCCGTCCTCGCCCGCGCCGCGCAGGCGATCGGCGAGAACGACGAGTACGCGCGCTGCCTGGATCTGCTCGAGGACTGCGACCCGCGCGCCGCCGAAGCACTTGGCCTCGGCTAG
- a CDS encoding Rv0361 family membrane protein has product MPDTDDFQTRPAAPAAGPQRIAPAGPAPARKGRTGARRGWIVAVTLAVVGVLAALGVTGFVVARGGVGGGPESEVRDAVDTFVDALGAGDLAALQMSTCGALADFYRGIPAAEFAEVHRDAVAGGSVPVVTSIDSVQITGDSAIAQVTAHTAANPSDVSPRTFDLTRVDSAWKVCNPQ; this is encoded by the coding sequence GTGCCCGACACCGACGACTTCCAGACCCGCCCCGCCGCGCCCGCCGCCGGGCCGCAGCGCATTGCGCCCGCCGGGCCGGCGCCCGCGCGGAAAGGACGCACCGGCGCCCGTCGCGGCTGGATCGTTGCCGTCACCCTCGCGGTCGTCGGGGTCCTGGCCGCGCTCGGCGTCACCGGGTTCGTGGTGGCCCGCGGCGGCGTGGGCGGCGGGCCCGAGTCGGAGGTGCGCGACGCCGTCGACACGTTCGTCGACGCGCTCGGGGCAGGCGACCTCGCCGCCCTGCAGATGTCCACGTGCGGCGCCCTGGCCGACTTCTATCGCGGCATCCCGGCCGCCGAGTTCGCCGAGGTGCACCGCGACGCCGTCGCCGGGGGCAGCGTGCCGGTGGTCACGAGCATCGACTCCGTCCAGATCACGGGCGACTCCGCGATCGCGCAGGTGACCGCGCACACCGCGGCCAATCCGTCCGACGTCTCGCCGCGCACGTTCGATCTCACGCGCGTCGACAGCGCGTGGAAGGTCTGCAACCCCCAGTGA
- the fbaA gene encoding class II fructose-bisphosphate aldolase — protein sequence MPIATPEVYAEMLGRAKEHSFAFPAINCTSSETINAAIKGFADAGSDGIIQFSTGGAEFGSGLGVKDMVTGAVALAEFAHVVAAKYDVTIALHTDHCPKDKLDTFVRPLLAISQERVNNGQNPLFQSHMWDGSAVPIDENLEIAQELLKLSKAANIILEVEIGVVGGEEDGVEAEINDKLYTSREDFEKTVDALGVGENGKYLLAATFGNVHGVYKPGNVVLKPEVLAEGQAAAIAKLGLPSGSKPFDFVFHGGSGSLKSEIEDSLRYGVVKMNVDTDTQYAFSRPIVGHMFSNYDGVLKVDGEVGNKKVYDPRSYLKKAEAGMTTRVIEACNDLKSAGRSVSAG from the coding sequence GTGCCTATCGCAACTCCCGAGGTCTACGCCGAGATGCTCGGTCGGGCCAAGGAGCACTCCTTCGCCTTCCCCGCCATCAACTGCACCTCGTCCGAGACCATCAACGCCGCGATCAAGGGCTTCGCGGACGCCGGCAGCGACGGCATCATCCAGTTCTCGACCGGCGGTGCGGAGTTCGGTTCGGGTCTGGGCGTCAAGGACATGGTGACCGGTGCGGTCGCGCTCGCGGAGTTCGCGCACGTCGTCGCCGCCAAGTACGACGTGACGATCGCGCTGCACACCGACCACTGCCCCAAGGACAAGCTGGACACCTTCGTCCGTCCGCTGCTCGCGATCTCGCAGGAGCGCGTGAACAACGGCCAGAACCCGCTGTTCCAGTCGCACATGTGGGACGGCTCGGCCGTGCCGATCGACGAGAACCTCGAGATCGCGCAGGAGCTGCTGAAGCTGTCGAAGGCCGCGAACATCATCCTCGAGGTCGAGATCGGCGTCGTCGGCGGCGAGGAGGACGGCGTCGAGGCCGAGATCAACGACAAGCTGTACACCTCGCGCGAGGACTTCGAGAAGACCGTCGACGCGCTCGGCGTGGGCGAGAACGGCAAGTACCTGCTGGCCGCGACGTTCGGCAACGTGCACGGCGTCTACAAGCCGGGCAACGTCGTCCTCAAGCCCGAGGTGCTGGCCGAGGGCCAGGCCGCGGCCATCGCCAAGCTGGGTCTGCCGTCCGGCTCCAAGCCGTTCGACTTCGTCTTCCACGGCGGCTCGGGCTCGCTGAAGTCGGAGATCGAGGACTCGCTGCGCTACGGCGTCGTGAAGATGAACGTCGACACCGACACCCAGTACGCGTTCTCGCGTCCCATCGTCGGCCACATGTTCTCCAACTACGACGGCGTCCTGAAGGTCGACGGCGAGGTCGGCAACAAGAAGGTCTACGACCCGCGCAGCTACCTGAAGAAGGCCGAGGCCGGCATGACCACCCGCGTCATCGAGGCCTGCAACGACCTCAAGTCCGCGGGCCGCTCGGTGTCCGCCGGCTAG
- a CDS encoding VTT domain-containing protein, protein MRVNVLAASESVTSNLALLPGFLDPVNLLNSFGTWMLIGLLLVVFIESGLLFPLLPGDSLLFTAGLIAASKSAEVEPFAPLWVLMVTIPIAAVLGDQVGYVIGAKGGSALFKSDDAKIFKKSYIVEAHAFFEKHGPVTIFLARFVPIVRTYAPLVAGASKMKYSTFITYNIVGGVVWGAGVTLLGYFLGQIQFIADNIDYIFIAIVLISVVPIIVEVGKRYFGSRKSGNTVAADPTAAGDARGQDTAPVTTPNDPTA, encoded by the coding sequence GTGCGCGTGAATGTGCTGGCAGCTTCGGAGTCCGTGACCTCAAATCTGGCATTGCTGCCGGGATTTCTCGATCCGGTCAACCTGCTGAACTCGTTCGGCACGTGGATGCTGATCGGGCTCCTGCTGGTCGTCTTCATCGAGTCGGGTCTGCTGTTCCCGCTCCTGCCCGGCGATTCCCTGCTGTTCACCGCGGGCCTCATCGCGGCCTCGAAGTCGGCCGAGGTGGAGCCGTTCGCCCCGCTGTGGGTGCTGATGGTGACCATCCCCATCGCCGCGGTCCTCGGTGACCAGGTCGGCTACGTCATCGGCGCCAAGGGTGGTTCGGCGCTCTTCAAGTCCGACGACGCGAAGATCTTCAAGAAGAGCTACATCGTCGAGGCGCACGCGTTCTTCGAGAAGCACGGCCCCGTCACGATCTTCCTGGCGCGGTTCGTCCCGATCGTGCGTACCTACGCACCCCTGGTGGCGGGCGCGTCCAAGATGAAGTACTCGACGTTCATCACGTACAACATCGTCGGTGGCGTGGTGTGGGGCGCCGGGGTCACGCTGCTCGGTTACTTCCTGGGCCAGATCCAGTTCATCGCCGACAACATCGACTACATCTTCATCGCGATCGTCCTGATCTCGGTCGTCCCGATCATCGTCGAGGTCGGCAAGCGCTACTTCGGGTCCCGCAAGTCCGGCAACACGGTCGCCGCCGATCCCACCGCGGCCGGGGACGCCCGCGGACAGGACACCGCGCCCGTCACGACCCCGAACGACCCGACCGCTTGA
- a CDS encoding DedA family protein, translated as MTVAADTFGPLESAGPVLVWIIVLMFVFLECALIVGLFLPGDSLLVTAGIVLATHDAGAQHTWALSAGAMSAAIAGNQVGYAIGRRSGHHLVARRNGRYVNAANLHKVNVLLDRHGFWAVLIARWIPWVRTLCPMVAGAANMDRRRYTIASSIGAVVWAPVLLLVGFYCGSLLERVPWLMPVVLGVLVTLLAVGTAAGVWGYRREMARPAEDVVVDEVHD; from the coding sequence GTGACCGTCGCGGCCGACACCTTCGGTCCGCTCGAATCGGCCGGTCCCGTACTGGTCTGGATCATCGTTCTCATGTTCGTCTTCCTCGAATGCGCGCTCATCGTCGGACTGTTCCTGCCCGGTGACTCACTGCTGGTGACCGCGGGCATCGTGCTCGCGACCCACGACGCCGGCGCGCAGCACACGTGGGCGTTGTCGGCCGGGGCGATGAGCGCCGCGATCGCCGGGAACCAGGTGGGTTACGCGATCGGCCGTCGCAGCGGACACCACCTCGTGGCCCGTCGCAACGGCCGGTACGTCAACGCGGCCAACCTGCACAAGGTGAACGTGCTGCTCGATCGGCACGGATTCTGGGCTGTTCTGATCGCGCGGTGGATCCCGTGGGTGCGGACGCTGTGCCCGATGGTGGCCGGGGCCGCGAACATGGACCGGCGCCGGTACACGATCGCGAGCAGCATCGGTGCCGTCGTCTGGGCGCCCGTGCTGCTGCTCGTCGGCTTCTACTGTGGTTCGCTGCTCGAACGCGTGCCGTGGTTGATGCCGGTGGTGCTCGGTGTGCTGGTCACGCTGCTGGCGGTCGGGACCGCGGCCGGCGTGTGGGGTTACCGCCGGGAGATGGCCAGGCCGGCGGAGGACGTCGTCGTCGACGAGGTCCACGACTGA